A genomic stretch from Frigoribacterium sp. PvP032 includes:
- a CDS encoding Ig-like domain repeat protein, translated as MRPLRSPILRRAAAGLAATTVAGALLLAGAGAAQAAPPAQTVFLDQSFGGASAGPDFLLPETPSGNVACLTAGIDRAASPIPGCGFANDPEGSGALRLTDTGGSQSGGVGSTVAVPTAQGLDVAFDSWQYGGSGADGLTFYLAATDPFDPHVPTRLGGVGGALGYSALPESGQEGLANAYLGVGLDWYGNFANPAFNGSSCEPVRGVGPNALTLRGPGNGSAGYCVLSSTQVDGLLRGSTGVRDEASRVPVEVAVNPSDAAISTASGLEVDAGSYVVVVQGIGDSAPTVARGALPSLLGSSTDPSWYDPTTGVPYKLTFGWTGGTGGATDYHEIANARATTLAGPAPVLAQTTSGSATVVPTRGSTVSVAASVSADGGAEGEPVVATLVFPEGLTPTLPTAATGWTCTVSGQTVTCTVVPSPEFAAGASLPVLTVPYTASADAAGVLTVLTTVSSTDSAAATSQLEVSAVREPTVVTSSSGRQTPGTTGLATVFTADLASAAATDPTPPLGTVEFVDSATEQLLCEADLVPAASGATSTATCTSDADPSTAVRVDYDQADAAHEPTRADLGSFVVVTTPVTLAAGAVVVDGDAQLSVTGLPADATGTVVFSTGATTLCTVTLPTVACIVPDLADGSYTVTVAYSGDAVYAAAEASTSFRIGTAAAPVPAPADPAAPAVPAATSAPVAAAPVADDEEARLAFTGSSLVAWTAGALGLALAAAGVVLVAARRRSRLTA; from the coding sequence ATGCGCCCTCTCCGTTCCCCCATCCTCCGCCGTGCCGCCGCCGGGCTCGCCGCGACCACCGTCGCCGGGGCCCTGCTCCTCGCCGGGGCCGGTGCCGCCCAGGCGGCCCCGCCCGCGCAGACCGTGTTCCTCGACCAGAGCTTCGGCGGGGCCTCGGCCGGTCCGGACTTCCTGCTGCCCGAGACGCCGTCGGGCAACGTGGCGTGCCTCACCGCGGGCATCGACCGGGCCGCCTCGCCGATCCCCGGGTGCGGCTTCGCGAACGACCCCGAGGGCTCGGGCGCGCTCCGCCTCACGGACACGGGCGGCAGCCAGTCCGGCGGAGTCGGGTCGACCGTGGCGGTGCCGACCGCGCAGGGGCTCGACGTCGCCTTCGACTCGTGGCAGTACGGCGGCAGCGGCGCCGACGGCCTGACCTTCTACCTCGCGGCGACCGATCCGTTCGACCCCCACGTGCCCACGCGGCTCGGCGGCGTCGGCGGTGCGCTGGGCTACAGCGCGCTGCCCGAGTCCGGCCAGGAGGGGCTGGCGAACGCCTACCTCGGCGTGGGCCTCGACTGGTACGGCAACTTCGCGAACCCCGCCTTCAACGGCAGCTCGTGCGAGCCGGTCCGCGGGGTGGGCCCGAACGCCCTGACGCTGCGCGGACCGGGCAACGGGTCCGCGGGCTACTGCGTCCTGAGCAGCACGCAGGTCGACGGGCTCCTGCGGGGATCCACCGGTGTCCGTGACGAGGCCTCTCGTGTCCCGGTCGAGGTCGCCGTGAACCCGTCGGACGCCGCCATCAGCACCGCGTCGGGCCTCGAGGTCGACGCCGGCAGCTACGTCGTGGTCGTCCAGGGCATCGGCGACAGCGCACCCACGGTCGCCCGGGGCGCCCTGCCGTCCCTCCTCGGTTCGTCGACCGACCCCTCCTGGTACGACCCCACCACCGGCGTCCCCTACAAGCTCACCTTCGGCTGGACCGGCGGCACCGGAGGTGCGACCGACTACCACGAGATCGCGAACGCCCGGGCGACGACCCTCGCCGGCCCTGCCCCCGTGCTCGCGCAGACGACGTCGGGCAGCGCGACCGTCGTGCCGACCCGCGGCTCGACCGTGAGCGTCGCGGCGTCGGTCAGCGCCGACGGCGGCGCCGAGGGCGAGCCCGTGGTGGCGACGCTCGTGTTCCCCGAGGGGCTCACCCCGACGCTGCCGACCGCGGCGACCGGGTGGACGTGCACCGTCTCCGGCCAGACCGTGACCTGCACCGTCGTGCCCTCTCCCGAGTTCGCGGCGGGCGCCTCCCTGCCGGTCCTGACCGTGCCGTACACGGCGTCCGCCGACGCCGCGGGGGTCCTGACCGTGCTCACGACCGTGTCGTCGACCGACTCCGCCGCGGCCACGTCGCAGCTCGAGGTCTCGGCAGTGCGTGAGCCCACGGTCGTCACGTCGTCGTCGGGCCGGCAGACGCCGGGCACCACCGGCCTGGCCACCGTCTTCACCGCCGACCTCGCCTCGGCCGCCGCGACCGACCCGACGCCGCCCCTCGGCACGGTCGAGTTCGTCGACTCGGCCACCGAGCAGCTGCTCTGCGAGGCCGACCTCGTGCCGGCCGCGTCGGGAGCGACGTCCACGGCGACGTGCACGTCCGACGCCGACCCGTCGACCGCCGTCCGCGTCGACTACGACCAGGCCGACGCCGCGCACGAGCCGACCCGGGCCGACCTCGGCTCGTTCGTCGTCGTCACCACCCCCGTCACCCTCGCTGCCGGCGCGGTCGTCGTCGACGGCGACGCGCAGCTGAGCGTCACGGGGCTGCCCGCGGACGCCACCGGCACCGTCGTCTTCTCGACCGGAGCCACCACCCTCTGCACGGTGACCCTGCCGACCGTGGCCTGCATCGTCCCCGACCTGGCCGACGGCAGCTACACGGTGACCGTGGCCTACTCGGGCGACGCGGTCTACGCGGCCGCCGAGGCGTCGACGTCGTTCCGGATCGGCACGGCCGCTGCGCCGGTCCCGGCGCCCGCCGATCCCGCAGCCCCCGCGGTGCCGGCCGCCACGTCGGCACCCGTGGCGGCCGCGCCCGTCGCCGACGACGAGGAGGCGCGCCTCGCCTTCACGGGATCGTCGCTCGTCGCCTGGACGGCCGGCGCCCTCGGCCTCGCGCTCGCCGCCGCCGGAGTCGTGCTGGTCGCGGCACGCCGCCGCAGCCGTCTGACGGCCTGA
- a CDS encoding DNA-formamidopyrimidine glycosylase family protein produces MPEGDSVFRLAARLRASLDGQWLTSGELRSGDAAGTSFAGWVIAEHDTHGKHLLTRFANGRTLHTHLRMQGSWTITRPGRRLPTAVAQEARVRMQTDAGSTAWGLDLPVVELLDTRDERSVVGHLGPDPLRDDWDPAEARRRVEATDPGRTVAAVLLDQRVLAGLGNLWANEVCFLRGVSPFTPVGAVDAAALVRVAARGLQASVRVPGMFQTTTGNTRRGERHWVAGRAGRPCLRCGTTVLVRAEVADDPGRRRTWWCPSCQPVR; encoded by the coding sequence ATGCCCGAGGGTGACAGCGTCTTCCGACTGGCAGCGCGCCTCCGTGCGTCGCTCGACGGTCAATGGCTGACGAGCGGCGAGCTCCGGTCGGGCGATGCTGCGGGCACGTCCTTCGCGGGCTGGGTCATCGCCGAGCACGACACCCACGGCAAGCACCTCCTCACGCGCTTCGCGAACGGGCGCACGCTGCACACGCACCTGCGGATGCAGGGCTCGTGGACGATCACCCGGCCCGGTCGGCGCTTGCCCACGGCGGTCGCGCAGGAGGCGCGGGTCCGGATGCAGACCGACGCCGGCTCCACCGCATGGGGCCTCGACCTGCCCGTGGTCGAGCTGCTCGACACCCGCGACGAGCGCTCCGTGGTGGGCCACCTCGGGCCCGACCCGCTGCGCGACGACTGGGACCCGGCGGAGGCCCGGCGACGGGTCGAGGCGACGGACCCGGGCCGCACGGTGGCGGCCGTGTTGCTCGACCAGCGGGTGCTGGCCGGGCTCGGCAACCTGTGGGCGAACGAGGTCTGCTTCCTGCGCGGGGTCTCGCCGTTCACCCCGGTGGGCGCGGTCGACGCGGCAGCGCTCGTGCGGGTCGCGGCGCGGGGGCTGCAGGCGTCCGTGCGCGTGCCCGGGATGTTCCAGACGACGACGGGGAACACGCGGCGCGGCGAGCGGCACTGGGTGGCGGGGCGCGCCGGGCGCCCGTGCCTGCGCTGCGGCACGACCGTGCTCGTGCGCGCCGAGGTCGCGGACGACCCCGGCCGGCGCCGCACCTGGTGGTGCCCGAGCTGCCAGCCGGTCCGCTGA
- a CDS encoding copper homeostasis protein CutC: MTDVVVELCVDDLDGALVADRSGADRIELCADLLEGGTTPSAGLVRSVLRAVRHVGVQVIVRPRGGDFSYDDGELDVMCADLEAIAALAHAHSTSHAASTEHGRSAEVGVVLGALTAASEVDVPAMRRLLAAAGPLTVTFHKAIDATPDLLAAYDVLHSLGVRRVLTAGGPGTAAEGAEVLAELVRRSAASADAPEVLVGGGVRAAGVGSLLAATGASSVHLRAMSPSPRGDGTLRTDPAVVAEFLAAVGRASLDPDVTDATDATDVESAGGAVPDPAPSRSAVVAVDIGGTSFKGAVVDDSGRTVLSLSVSAGATGAESIDLVVGLLHGLRAAARASGHDVVGVGVVTPGMVDAERGVVLFASTLGWTDVPLGPILSAELGVPVEIDHDVRTSGLAESLFGASAGVADSVLVAIGTGVAASITSGGHAVRGALTAAGELGHVPAVPGGEACTCGQRGCLEVYLSGAGVARRYAALGGLPGLDTAAVVARVGGVEGVGTGVDAVADRVWADGVRALALGLTSLTLLVDPAVIVLAGGVSRAGAALVDPLRAELAAGLAWRAAPEVRLSELGTHGGRIGAAVLAFRAGGRGSVVDSWSRAALLAE, translated from the coding sequence GTGACGGACGTCGTCGTCGAGCTCTGCGTCGACGACCTCGACGGAGCGCTGGTGGCCGACCGGTCCGGCGCCGACCGGATCGAGCTCTGCGCCGACCTGCTCGAGGGCGGGACGACCCCGAGCGCCGGGCTGGTCCGCTCGGTGCTCCGGGCCGTGCGGCACGTCGGGGTGCAGGTGATCGTCCGCCCGCGCGGCGGCGACTTCTCGTACGACGACGGCGAGCTCGACGTCATGTGCGCCGACCTCGAGGCGATCGCGGCGCTCGCGCACGCGCACTCGACGTCGCACGCGGCCTCGACCGAGCACGGGCGCAGCGCTGAGGTCGGCGTCGTCCTCGGGGCCCTGACCGCCGCCTCCGAGGTGGACGTGCCGGCGATGCGCCGACTGCTCGCCGCGGCCGGGCCGCTGACCGTCACGTTCCACAAGGCGATCGACGCCACGCCCGACCTGCTCGCCGCGTACGACGTGCTGCACTCCCTCGGCGTGCGCCGCGTCCTGACGGCGGGCGGTCCGGGCACCGCGGCCGAGGGCGCGGAGGTGCTGGCCGAGCTCGTGCGGCGGTCCGCCGCGAGCGCCGACGCCCCCGAGGTGCTCGTCGGCGGCGGGGTCCGCGCCGCGGGCGTGGGCTCCCTGCTCGCCGCGACCGGCGCCTCCTCGGTGCACCTGCGGGCGATGTCGCCGTCGCCGCGCGGGGACGGGACGCTGCGGACCGACCCTGCCGTCGTCGCGGAGTTCCTCGCGGCCGTGGGGCGCGCCTCCCTCGATCCGGACGTGACGGACGCCACGGACGCCACGGACGTCGAGAGCGCAGGAGGCGCGGTGCCCGACCCGGCCCCGTCCCGGTCCGCCGTCGTCGCGGTCGACATCGGGGGCACCTCCTTCAAGGGGGCGGTGGTGGACGACTCGGGGCGCACGGTCCTCTCCCTCTCCGTCTCGGCCGGGGCCACGGGCGCGGAGTCGATCGACCTCGTCGTCGGCCTGCTGCACGGGCTGCGGGCCGCGGCACGTGCCTCGGGCCACGACGTCGTCGGGGTCGGAGTCGTGACGCCGGGCATGGTCGACGCCGAGCGCGGCGTCGTCCTCTTCGCGTCGACGCTCGGCTGGACCGACGTGCCGCTCGGGCCGATCCTCTCGGCCGAGCTCGGGGTGCCCGTCGAGATCGACCACGACGTGCGGACCAGCGGCCTGGCCGAGAGCCTGTTCGGCGCCTCGGCCGGCGTCGCAGACTCGGTGCTCGTCGCGATCGGCACCGGCGTCGCCGCGTCGATCACGAGCGGCGGGCACGCCGTGCGCGGGGCGCTGACCGCTGCCGGCGAACTCGGGCACGTGCCCGCGGTGCCGGGCGGCGAGGCCTGCACCTGCGGTCAACGCGGCTGCCTCGAGGTGTACCTGTCGGGGGCCGGCGTCGCCCGGCGCTACGCGGCGCTCGGGGGCCTGCCCGGGCTGGACACGGCGGCCGTCGTCGCCCGGGTCGGGGGCGTCGAGGGCGTCGGGACCGGAGTCGACGCGGTCGCGGACCGGGTCTGGGCGGACGGCGTCCGGGCGCTCGCGCTCGGCCTCACGTCGCTCACGCTGCTCGTCGACCCGGCGGTGATCGTGCTCGCCGGGGGAGTGTCGCGCGCGGGCGCCGCCCTCGTCGATCCGCTGCGGGCCGAGCTCGCGGCCGGGCTGGCCTGGCGGGCCGCGCCCGAGGTGCGACTGTCCGAGCTCGGCACGCACGGCGGGCGCATCGGCGCCGCGGTGCTGGCGTTCCGCGCCGGCGGCCGGGGCAGCGTCGTCGACTCGTGGTCGCGGGCGGCCCTGCTCGCCGAGTGA
- a CDS encoding asparaginase, which produces MAPSLPPRADGLPTPTPTPTSPAAPSAPAASLAELAVVVRSGVVESRHLGWLVALDAEGRVAADLGSGATQVLPRSTTKPVQALACLEAGADLDGEELAIAAGSHTGEDAHVEVVRRILARVGLDESALGCPVDWPEDEATRERLIRDGETRSRVRMNCSGKHAAMLLACVSAGWDTASYLDPAHPLQQLVRRTLEAVAGTTVEATAVDGCGAPLFSTTVEGLARSFRALVTASAGSNARRVADAMRAHPFYVGGNAHANSDAMTRVPGLLAKGGAEGVIGMATSTGEAVAMKVVDGSPRATTLVALEVLGALGVDVSGAGSLTALPVLGGGVPVGEIRVGADVAAWVAGARGAGVDLS; this is translated from the coding sequence GTGGCCCCCTCCCTCCCTCCCCGTGCCGACGGCCTGCCGACGCCGACGCCGACGCCGACCAGCCCTGCGGCACCGTCAGCCCCCGCCGCGTCGCTCGCCGAGCTCGCCGTCGTCGTCCGCTCGGGCGTCGTCGAGAGCCGCCACCTCGGCTGGCTGGTCGCGCTCGACGCCGAGGGGCGCGTCGCCGCCGACCTCGGCAGCGGTGCGACGCAGGTGCTGCCGCGCTCGACGACCAAGCCCGTGCAGGCGCTCGCCTGCCTGGAGGCCGGGGCCGACCTCGACGGCGAGGAGCTCGCGATCGCGGCCGGCAGCCACACGGGAGAGGACGCCCACGTCGAGGTCGTCCGCCGCATCCTCGCGAGGGTAGGGCTCGATGAGTCCGCACTCGGCTGCCCGGTCGACTGGCCCGAGGACGAGGCGACGCGCGAGCGGCTGATCCGCGACGGCGAGACGCGGTCGCGCGTCCGCATGAACTGCTCGGGCAAGCACGCGGCCATGCTGCTGGCGTGCGTGTCCGCGGGCTGGGACACCGCCTCCTACCTGGACCCTGCCCACCCGCTGCAGCAACTCGTCCGCCGGACGCTGGAGGCGGTGGCCGGCACGACCGTGGAGGCCACGGCCGTCGACGGCTGCGGCGCGCCCCTCTTCAGCACGACCGTCGAGGGGCTGGCGCGGTCGTTCCGGGCGCTGGTCACGGCGTCGGCGGGGTCGAACGCCCGTCGCGTCGCCGACGCGATGCGCGCGCACCCCTTCTACGTGGGCGGGAACGCCCACGCCAACAGCGACGCGATGACCCGCGTGCCCGGTCTGCTCGCCAAGGGCGGCGCCGAGGGCGTGATCGGGATGGCCACGTCGACCGGCGAGGCCGTCGCCATGAAGGTCGTCGACGGCAGCCCCCGGGCGACGACGCTGGTCGCGCTCGAGGTGCTCGGAGCGCTCGGGGTGGACGTCTCCGGGGCCGGGTCGCTGACCGCGCTGCCGGTGCTCGGCGGCGGGGTGCCCGTCGGCGAGATCCGGGTCGGGGCGGACGTCGCGGCGTGGGTCGCGGGGGCACGCGGCGCCGGGGTCGACCTCTCGTGA
- a CDS encoding amino acid ABC transporter permease encodes MTAPTSSSSRPAGTGTGTGTAASVRRAPTVSLYDEPGPRTRRAIRLWSVVVVLALAGLVAAGLVQFGSRGQLDADRWTPFLSWPIWQYLLVGLWGTIQAAALVAVLGGALGLLLALGRLSPRRPLRWLSTAYIEVARTVPVLLLIYLMLFGLPQLGLDLPLIWKLVVPLTVANSAAFAEIVRAGILGLSRGQREAGLSLGLSSAQTTRLVVLPQALRFVTPSLVTQLVSLVKDTSLGYIVAFTELLYRGQVLSSFNHLLIQTFLVVTLVYLVFNGALSTLAARLRARPSRRSPRRAAAPVPAPASAPALD; translated from the coding sequence ATGACCGCGCCGACCAGCTCCTCCTCCCGTCCTGCCGGCACCGGCACCGGCACCGGCACTGCCGCGTCCGTGCGCAGGGCTCCCACGGTCTCGCTCTACGACGAGCCCGGCCCGCGGACGCGACGCGCCATCCGGCTCTGGTCGGTCGTCGTCGTGCTCGCCCTCGCGGGGCTCGTCGCGGCCGGTCTCGTCCAGTTCGGCTCGCGCGGGCAGCTCGACGCCGACCGCTGGACGCCGTTCCTCTCCTGGCCGATCTGGCAGTACCTGCTCGTGGGGCTCTGGGGCACGATCCAGGCCGCCGCCCTCGTCGCGGTGCTCGGCGGCGCGCTGGGCCTCTTGCTCGCGCTCGGGCGGCTGAGCCCGCGTCGCCCGCTGCGCTGGCTGTCGACCGCGTACATCGAGGTCGCCCGCACCGTGCCGGTGCTGCTGCTGATCTACCTGATGCTGTTCGGGCTGCCGCAGCTCGGCCTCGACCTGCCGCTGATCTGGAAGCTCGTCGTGCCGCTGACCGTGGCGAACTCGGCCGCGTTCGCCGAGATCGTCCGCGCCGGGATCCTCGGGCTGTCGCGCGGCCAGCGCGAGGCGGGACTCAGCCTCGGCCTCTCGTCGGCGCAGACCACCCGGCTCGTCGTGCTGCCGCAGGCGCTCCGCTTCGTGACGCCGTCGCTCGTGACCCAGCTCGTCAGCCTCGTCAAGGACACCTCGCTCGGCTACATCGTCGCCTTCACCGAGCTGCTGTACCGCGGCCAGGTGCTGTCGTCGTTCAACCACCTCCTGATCCAGACGTTCCTCGTCGTCACGCTCGTCTACCTCGTCTTCAACGGGGCGCTGTCGACGCTCGCCGCCCGGCTGAGGGCGCGACCGTCGCGGCGCAGCCCCCGGCGCGCGGCGGCTCCCGTGCCGGCGCCGGCCTCGGCGCCCGCGCTCGACTGA
- a CDS encoding amino acid ABC transporter permease, giving the protein MDFFVDSAGPLLTALGTTIVMALVAGVGALVLGTLVAAARISPVPVLRGAAWAYTQFFVNVPLLALLILAVFALPDAGLIMPLAPTTVLVLALYEAAYVAEAVRSGVNTVGNGQIEASRALGLTLGQTLRLVVLPQSLRAAVQPIGNVMIALTMNTALAAAVGVVELTSAVNKLNLVQAQPILIFTAAGLVYMARALVIGLGAGRLERKAAIVR; this is encoded by the coding sequence ATGGACTTCTTCGTCGACAGTGCAGGGCCGCTGCTCACGGCGCTCGGCACGACGATCGTGATGGCGCTCGTCGCCGGCGTCGGCGCGCTCGTGCTCGGCACGCTCGTCGCCGCCGCCAGGATCAGCCCGGTGCCCGTGCTGCGCGGCGCCGCCTGGGCGTACACGCAGTTCTTCGTGAACGTGCCGCTGCTCGCGCTGCTCATTCTCGCCGTCTTCGCCCTGCCCGACGCCGGGCTGATCATGCCGCTGGCGCCGACGACCGTGCTCGTGCTCGCCCTCTACGAGGCCGCCTACGTCGCGGAGGCGGTGCGCAGCGGCGTGAACACGGTCGGCAACGGCCAGATCGAGGCGAGCAGGGCCCTCGGGCTGACGCTCGGCCAGACGCTCCGGCTCGTGGTGCTGCCCCAGTCGCTGCGCGCCGCGGTCCAGCCGATCGGCAACGTCATGATCGCGCTCACGATGAACACGGCGCTCGCCGCGGCCGTCGGCGTCGTCGAGCTGACCAGCGCCGTCAACAAGCTGAACCTCGTGCAGGCGCAGCCGATCCTGATCTTCACCGCCGCAGGCCTCGTCTACATGGCCCGCGCCCTCGTCATCGGCCTCGGCGCCGGACGCCTCGAACGAAAGGCGGCGATCGTCCGATGA